A window of Ananas comosus cultivar F153 unplaced genomic scaffold, ASM154086v1, whole genome shotgun sequence contains these coding sequences:
- the LOC109704765 gene encoding 14-3-3-like protein has protein sequence MAKLAEQAERYEEMVEFMEKVATASAEGEELTVEERNLLSVAYKNVIGARRASWRIVSSIEQKEEGRGNQDHVAAIHAYRARIEAELTNICGGILRLLEARLVPSAATADSKVFYLKMKGDYHRYLAEFKAGAERKEA, from the coding sequence ATGGCGAAGCTCGCGGAGCAAGCGGAGCGCTACGAGGAGATGGTGGAGTTCATGGAGAAGGTGGCGACGGCGtcggcggagggggaggagctCACCGTGGAGGAGCGGAACCTGCTCTCCGTCGCCTACAAGAACGTCATCGGCGCGCGCCGCGCCTCGTGGCGCATCGTCTCCTCCATCGAGCAGAAGGAGGAGGGCCGCGGCAACCAGGACCACGTCGCCGCCATCCACGCCTACCGCGCCCGGATCGAGGCCGAGCTCACCAACATCTGCGGCGGCATCCTCCGCCTCCTCGAAGCGCGCCTCGtcccctccgccgccaccgccgactCCAAGGTCTTCTACCTCAAGATGAAGGGCGACTACCACCGCTACCTCGCCGAGTTCAAGGCCGGGGCCGAGCGCAAGGAGGCC